From Gemmatimonadaceae bacterium, the proteins below share one genomic window:
- a CDS encoding PAS domain-containing protein has protein sequence MATQTHNATHPSAFAGSPLAPVVIGVVGLGLLTWLGSPVLRHFEGAAIPWPAHGLALALLLSAQRVHRNLTAVLVLLSATLGAVFEGATAPRALGAAALLVGQTLVVVELYDRLTAGRHPLRGTIAYSRFLAASVVGVLPTTIIAHLTVSIVGPDYVPGWNIGHWLIAAMTSIIALTPVLLVVNAPPQPAGALRSLVSLEFFLLCAAYAAVLLNAFLHLGQFWIAIPPAVATLPFLMWAGFRFGVRGFCIAAVLFIAAVVTSAVINVGPFNIFGATVPERGRRAWIYLASLVGPSMLFPIALTEHRVAESRIRGTLAQLAAIIEGSGDLIAAVDRDLTIIAVNSAWVDEFERLSGRRVRAGIRMADALAPLPGDAADSLAHWRRALNGERFTVIREIGEVARLRSDYEITYGPVRDEQGVVVGASQVVRNISERRRREAEDADARRLESVGRLAGGVAHDFNNLMTAVIGYTEILQQSLPSGDPRQDDLRQIEKAASRAGELTQQLLAFARRRMIEPRLVDLAELVDGLTGLLRPLLGSGVQLAVRTDPTLPTVRLDPTQFEQVLMNLAVNARDAMPGGGKLSIELTNDLRGEQRGVRLAVRDSGTGMTPDVLKRLWEPFFTTKPLGKGTGLGLPTVHGIVHQAGGDITVDSVVGRGTTFIVFLPAAEA, from the coding sequence ATGGCAACTCAGACACACAACGCCACGCATCCATCCGCGTTCGCGGGCTCTCCGCTGGCACCGGTCGTTATCGGTGTCGTCGGACTCGGCCTCCTGACGTGGCTGGGCTCGCCCGTGCTGCGACACTTCGAGGGCGCGGCGATTCCCTGGCCCGCGCACGGCCTCGCGCTTGCGCTCCTCCTCTCGGCGCAGCGAGTGCACCGCAACCTCACCGCCGTCCTCGTGTTGCTGTCTGCGACGCTTGGGGCCGTGTTCGAGGGCGCAACGGCTCCGCGAGCCCTTGGGGCTGCCGCCCTTCTCGTTGGCCAGACGCTCGTGGTCGTCGAGCTCTATGATCGGCTCACGGCCGGACGCCACCCGCTGCGCGGGACCATCGCCTACTCGCGATTCCTCGCGGCAAGCGTGGTGGGCGTGCTGCCGACCACCATCATCGCACACCTGACGGTCAGCATCGTCGGACCGGACTACGTTCCCGGCTGGAACATAGGCCACTGGCTCATTGCCGCGATGACTTCGATCATCGCGCTCACGCCCGTCCTGCTGGTGGTCAACGCGCCGCCACAGCCGGCGGGCGCGCTACGATCCCTGGTCTCCTTGGAGTTCTTCCTCCTCTGCGCCGCATATGCCGCGGTGCTGCTGAACGCCTTCCTGCACCTGGGGCAGTTCTGGATCGCGATTCCGCCAGCGGTGGCCACGCTGCCATTCCTGATGTGGGCTGGCTTCCGTTTCGGCGTCCGTGGGTTCTGCATTGCGGCGGTGCTGTTCATTGCCGCAGTTGTGACGTCGGCCGTCATCAACGTCGGACCATTCAACATTTTCGGCGCCACGGTGCCCGAGCGCGGTCGCCGCGCGTGGATCTACCTCGCCTCGCTCGTCGGCCCCTCGATGCTGTTTCCCATCGCGCTCACTGAGCACCGGGTGGCGGAATCGCGGATACGCGGAACGCTCGCGCAGCTGGCCGCCATCATCGAGGGTTCCGGCGACCTCATCGCGGCGGTCGATCGCGACCTGACCATCATTGCCGTGAACTCGGCCTGGGTGGATGAGTTCGAGCGTTTGAGCGGCCGGCGCGTGCGCGCTGGCATCCGGATGGCCGACGCCCTGGCACCACTGCCCGGCGATGCCGCGGACTCGCTGGCCCATTGGCGGCGCGCGCTCAATGGCGAGCGCTTTACCGTGATCCGGGAGATCGGTGAGGTCGCGCGACTACGGTCCGACTACGAGATCACCTACGGACCGGTGCGGGACGAGCAGGGCGTCGTGGTTGGAGCCAGCCAGGTCGTTCGCAACATCTCCGAGCGCCGGCGCCGCGAAGCCGAGGACGCCGATGCAAGGCGCCTCGAGAGCGTCGGGCGACTCGCCGGCGGCGTCGCGCACGACTTCAACAACCTGATGACCGCGGTGATCGGCTACACCGAGATCCTCCAGCAGTCGCTGCCCAGTGGTGATCCGCGGCAGGACGACCTCCGGCAGATCGAAAAGGCCGCGTCCCGCGCCGGCGAACTCACGCAGCAGCTGCTGGCCTTCGCGCGGCGCCGCATGATCGAGCCGCGGCTGGTGGATCTCGCCGAGCTCGTGGATGGCCTCACGGGGCTGCTGCGGCCGCTGCTGGGTTCCGGCGTGCAGCTCGCGGTGCGTACGGATCCCACGCTACCGACGGTGCGCCTCGACCCGACGCAGTTCGAGCAGGTGCTCATGAACCTCGCCGTCAACGCGCGCGATGCGATGCCGGGCGGCGGCAAGCTCAGCATCGAGCTGACCAACGACCTGCGCGGCGAGCAGCGTGGCGTGCGCCTCGCGGTTCGGGACTCGGGGACGGGGATGACACCCGACGTCCTCAAGCGCCTCTGGGAGCCGTTCTTTACGACGAAGCCGCTAGGTAAGGGCACCGGACTTGGACTGCCCACTGTGCACGGGATCGTGCATCAGGCAGGCGGTGACATCACCGTGGATTCCGTGGTTGGACGCGGGACCACCTTCATTGTCTTCCTGCCGGCGGCAGAGGCCTAG
- the fdhF gene encoding formate dehydrogenase subunit alpha has protein sequence MPTLTIDGRSCTAAEGATILDAARAAGIDVPTLCWYPQLPTVGNCRICLVSVDGTGKLLPACATPAADGMVVHTESQAAVKNRQGVLSLLLERYPVEQVPEDRGRNEFEQLVHRYQVPLRRSAELPLRVGDSRAGDQIIQHDMSTCILCTRCVRACEDIQVVGVLEMAERGEHAQIVVGADGNPEHAGCTWCGECVRVCPTGAIHDILPLAKLRAGTMDEPARTVRSVCPYCAVGCQLDLEVRGGQVARVTSPWIEEPTPNAGSTCVKGRFGTDFILHRDRLTTPLIRRGWQRDADGAWHYDASSDPAAAQWPRRGGPWEAVEAEGAAPKGRAPRTNPLRRRADPGAEAALADPRDRLATPAEWFSPFREATWDEALELAAQQLARLRDTHGPDSLATFASAKCANEENYVLQKMFRAGIGTNNVDHCTRLCHSSSVSAMQRALSTSAASGSMREVEHESDVIFVLGANTTESHPVFGAALKRALKRGATLIVADPRRIELAARAHHHLQLLPGTDVALLNAMLHHVLELGLEDRAFIAARTTGFDEVRAAVARYTPEMAESITGVPAETIRAAAEAYARGPKSATLWAMGLTQHHTGTDIVTSLLNLMLACGMIGRWGAPMIPIRGQNNVQGASDMGAIPFAITDYRRVDDATVLAEYAGVWGVPVEKLSTQVGRKVTEIVGADSPVRGLYIMGENPIISDPDVAHAEEWFHGLEFLAVQDLFLTESARCADVVLPGASFAEKDGTFVNTERRIQLSNKAVEPPGDARADLDIVLELSRRLGVPTPYSTPAEVFDEIARVTPNWRGVSHARLAERIGGLQYPVPDAAHEGTDFLFADRFPTPDGRARLVATEYLPPAELPDEAYPFFMNTGRQMYHWHTGTMTRRSTALDARESTATVELNPADARELGVRDGEEVTISSRRNSIRIAVRLSERVARRQVFVPMHYREAAANLLTNPAFDGPSGIPEFKVCAVRIEADRLSTV, from the coding sequence ATGCCCACGTTGACGATCGACGGCCGCTCCTGTACTGCCGCCGAAGGCGCCACCATCCTCGACGCCGCGCGTGCGGCGGGCATCGACGTGCCGACGCTGTGTTGGTATCCGCAGCTGCCGACGGTGGGCAACTGCCGCATCTGCCTCGTGAGCGTGGACGGCACGGGGAAGCTGCTGCCCGCCTGCGCCACACCGGCGGCGGACGGCATGGTGGTACACACGGAGTCGCAGGCCGCGGTGAAGAACCGACAGGGCGTGCTGTCGCTGCTGCTCGAACGCTACCCGGTGGAGCAGGTGCCGGAGGACCGTGGTCGCAACGAATTCGAGCAACTGGTCCACCGCTACCAAGTGCCGCTGCGACGCTCCGCCGAGCTGCCGCTGCGCGTTGGCGACTCTCGCGCCGGCGACCAGATCATCCAGCACGACATGAGCACCTGCATCCTCTGCACCCGCTGCGTGCGGGCCTGCGAGGACATCCAGGTCGTTGGTGTGCTGGAGATGGCCGAGCGCGGCGAACACGCGCAGATCGTCGTGGGTGCCGATGGCAACCCGGAGCACGCGGGCTGCACCTGGTGCGGCGAGTGCGTGCGCGTGTGCCCCACGGGCGCGATCCACGACATCCTGCCGCTGGCCAAGCTGCGCGCGGGCACGATGGACGAGCCGGCGCGCACGGTGCGTTCGGTCTGCCCGTATTGCGCCGTCGGTTGTCAGCTGGACCTTGAGGTGCGCGGCGGGCAAGTCGCGCGCGTGACCTCGCCGTGGATCGAGGAGCCGACACCGAACGCGGGCTCCACCTGCGTGAAGGGGCGCTTCGGCACGGACTTCATCCTGCATCGCGATCGCCTGACGACGCCGCTGATCCGCCGCGGCTGGCAGCGCGACGCGGACGGCGCGTGGCACTACGACGCCTCAAGCGATCCGGCGGCGGCACAGTGGCCCCGTCGCGGTGGTCCCTGGGAAGCGGTCGAGGCCGAGGGTGCCGCGCCCAAGGGACGCGCGCCGCGCACGAATCCGCTGCGCCGCCGGGCCGATCCGGGCGCCGAAGCGGCGCTGGCCGATCCGCGTGACCGCCTGGCGACGCCAGCCGAGTGGTTCTCGCCATTCCGCGAGGCGACCTGGGACGAGGCACTCGAGCTCGCCGCGCAGCAGCTCGCGCGCCTCCGCGACACGCACGGTCCCGACAGCCTCGCGACCTTCGCCTCGGCCAAGTGCGCCAACGAGGAGAACTACGTCCTGCAGAAGATGTTCCGCGCCGGCATCGGCACGAACAACGTGGACCACTGCACGAGACTCTGCCATTCGTCCTCCGTGAGCGCGATGCAGCGCGCGCTCAGCACATCGGCGGCCAGCGGGTCGATGCGCGAGGTGGAGCACGAGAGCGACGTGATCTTCGTGCTGGGTGCGAACACGACGGAGAGCCATCCGGTGTTTGGCGCCGCGCTCAAGCGCGCGTTGAAGCGCGGCGCGACGCTGATCGTCGCCGACCCGCGGCGGATCGAGTTGGCGGCCCGTGCACACCATCACCTGCAGTTGCTGCCGGGCACGGATGTGGCGTTGCTCAACGCGATGTTGCACCACGTGCTGGAACTGGGGCTGGAGGACCGCGCCTTCATCGCGGCGCGCACAACGGGCTTCGATGAAGTGCGCGCGGCGGTGGCGCGCTACACGCCGGAGATGGCGGAGAGCATCACCGGTGTGCCGGCGGAGACGATCCGCGCGGCGGCCGAGGCCTATGCGCGCGGCCCGAAGTCGGCGACGCTGTGGGCGATGGGCCTCACGCAGCACCACACGGGCACGGACATCGTCACGTCGCTGCTCAACCTGATGCTGGCCTGCGGGATGATCGGCCGCTGGGGAGCGCCGATGATTCCCATCCGCGGGCAGAACAACGTGCAGGGCGCCAGCGACATGGGGGCGATCCCCTTCGCCATCACGGACTATCGGCGCGTGGACGATGCCACGGTGCTGGCCGAGTACGCGGGCGTGTGGGGGGTGCCGGTCGAGAAGCTCTCCACGCAGGTGGGCCGCAAGGTCACGGAGATCGTCGGCGCCGACTCGCCGGTGCGCGGGCTGTACATCATGGGCGAGAATCCCATCATCTCCGACCCTGACGTCGCGCACGCGGAAGAGTGGTTCCACGGGCTGGAGTTCCTCGCCGTGCAGGACCTCTTCCTCACGGAGAGCGCGCGCTGCGCGGACGTGGTGTTGCCTGGCGCGTCGTTCGCCGAGAAAGACGGCACCTTCGTGAACACCGAGCGTCGCATCCAGCTGTCCAACAAGGCCGTGGAGCCACCGGGCGACGCACGGGCGGATCTGGACATCGTGCTGGAGCTTTCACGGCGCCTCGGAGTCCCAACGCCGTACAGCACGCCGGCCGAGGTCTTCGATGAGATCGCGCGGGTGACGCCAAACTGGCGTGGCGTGTCCCACGCGCGGTTGGCTGAGCGCATCGGCGGACTGCAGTACCCGGTGCCGGACGCCGCGCACGAAGGCACGGACTTCCTCTTTGCCGATCGATTCCCCACGCCGGATGGCCGCGCGCGTCTCGTCGCCACGGAGTACCTGCCGCCGGCCGAGCTGCCGGACGAGGCATATCCGTTCTTCATGAACACGGGTCGCCAGATGTACCACTGGCACACGGGCACGATGACCCGGCGCTCGACGGCGTTGGACGCGCGCGAAAGCACGGCGACGGTGGAGCTCAATCCCGCGGACGCCCGCGAGCTGGGAGTGCGCGACGGCGAGGAAGTCACGATCAGCTCACGACGCAACAGCATCCGGATCGCCGTGCGGTTGTCGGAGCGGGTGGCGCGCCGGCAGGTGTTCGTGCCGATGCACTACCGCGAGGCGGCGGCGAACCTGCTTACGAATCCGGCATTCGACGGTCCCTCGGGAATTCCCGAGTTCAAGGTTTGCGCGGTGCGTATCGAGGCCGACCGACTGAGCACGGTCTAG
- a CDS encoding TldD/PmbA family protein, translating to MTASRRDFLQQSAAAAAAVGLIGHRAPAQAPDSAPWQGDSSHRELALRAIDAAKSAGADYADCRISSARSQNLGTRERRVTNIGDNETFGFGVRVLVGGSWGFAASSELTVDEIARVARQAVAQARANRVAMVKPLELAPIHHPPVPNGTWRSPARIDPFTVAIEDKVAYLLEANAAAMEAGARFVNSQMFFLKDEKTFASSLGTVTQQTIFRAQPGMNITMVSADNRDFQTRQSTDIQPRGLGYEHVLDADLKSHAARWVEEARQKLSAKPVEVGRYDLILHPTHLWLTIHESIAHPTELDRAYGYEANYAGTSFLAPPEDYLGKFRYGPDFMNVVAERSTPGSLSAAGWDDEGVKPEDFHIIKDGIFVDYQTTREQAMWLDWWYKQRQMPTRSHGCSYAQTWADVQFQRMPNVNLMPGEADVSWDDLIAATENGIAIVGDGSFSIDQQRFNAQFGGQLFYEVKNGKITGMLKDVAYQMRTPEFWNAMDMIGGKASYEMGGAFGDGKGQPSQSNAVSHGCPPTRHKQINVINTGRNA from the coding sequence GTGACCGCTTCACGCAGGGACTTCCTCCAACAGTCCGCCGCCGCCGCGGCTGCCGTCGGGCTCATCGGCCACCGCGCGCCGGCGCAGGCCCCCGACTCCGCCCCGTGGCAAGGCGACAGCAGCCATCGTGAACTCGCGCTGCGCGCCATCGATGCCGCCAAGTCCGCCGGCGCCGACTATGCCGACTGCCGCATCTCCAGCGCCCGCTCGCAGAACCTCGGCACCCGCGAGCGCCGCGTCACCAACATCGGCGACAATGAGACGTTTGGTTTCGGCGTGCGCGTGCTGGTGGGCGGGTCCTGGGGATTCGCCGCGTCCAGCGAACTCACGGTCGATGAGATCGCGCGTGTGGCACGGCAGGCCGTGGCCCAGGCCCGCGCCAACCGCGTGGCGATGGTGAAGCCGCTGGAGCTGGCGCCCATCCATCACCCGCCCGTGCCGAACGGGACTTGGCGCTCGCCTGCGCGCATCGACCCCTTCACGGTCGCCATCGAGGACAAGGTTGCCTACCTGCTCGAGGCCAATGCGGCAGCTATGGAGGCCGGCGCACGCTTCGTGAACTCGCAGATGTTCTTCCTCAAGGACGAGAAGACCTTCGCGAGCAGCCTCGGCACCGTCACGCAGCAGACGATCTTCCGCGCCCAGCCGGGCATGAATATCACGATGGTCTCGGCGGACAACCGCGATTTCCAGACGCGACAGTCCACCGACATCCAGCCCCGTGGCCTCGGCTACGAGCACGTGCTCGACGCCGACCTCAAGTCGCACGCCGCGCGATGGGTCGAGGAGGCGCGGCAGAAACTCAGTGCCAAGCCGGTCGAGGTCGGCCGCTATGACCTGATCCTGCACCCCACGCATCTCTGGCTCACCATCCACGAGAGCATTGCGCATCCCACGGAGCTCGACCGCGCCTACGGCTACGAGGCCAACTATGCCGGCACCAGCTTCCTCGCGCCGCCGGAGGACTACCTCGGCAAGTTCCGCTACGGCCCGGACTTCATGAACGTGGTGGCCGAGCGCAGCACGCCGGGGTCGTTGTCGGCCGCCGGCTGGGACGACGAGGGTGTGAAGCCCGAGGACTTCCACATCATCAAGGACGGCATCTTCGTGGACTACCAGACCACGCGCGAGCAGGCGATGTGGCTGGACTGGTGGTACAAGCAGCGGCAGATGCCCACGCGCTCGCACGGCTGCTCGTATGCCCAGACCTGGGCCGACGTGCAGTTCCAGCGTATGCCCAACGTGAACCTGATGCCGGGCGAGGCGGATGTCTCCTGGGACGACCTCATCGCCGCCACGGAGAATGGCATCGCCATCGTCGGCGACGGCTCGTTCTCGATTGACCAGCAGCGCTTCAACGCCCAGTTCGGTGGCCAGCTGTTCTATGAGGTGAAGAACGGCAAGATCACCGGCATGCTGAAGGACGTGGCCTACCAGATGCGCACGCCGGAGTTCTGGAACGCGATGGACATGATCGGCGGCAAGGCCAGCTACGAGATGGGCGGCGCCTTCGGCGACGGCAAGGGCCAGCCCTCGCAGTCGAACGCGGTCAGCCACGGCTGCCCGCCCACCCGCCACAAGCAGATCAACGTGATCAACACCGGGAGGAACGCGTAA
- a CDS encoding TldD/PmbA family protein yields MAPRSLQAVARYLSRSECEAIAKRVLGFSSADECRVSIFSGVRANTRFAVNQISTAGDNYNNAVTIRSVFGKRVANVTVNRLDEAALKAAVENSERIARLAPEDPELLPELGPQSYEDSIVWSDATASLEPDARAEAVRAITQPAQYAGLISTGYLEAQAQAFAIANSKGLFAYQRSTGCAFTTTVRTPDGTGSGWAGASDNDFSRIDPRELAARAIEKAQRSVNPAAIEPGRYTVVLEPTAVANLVQLIGGALNARSADEGRSFFAKAGGGNKIGDKVVDERVTLVSDPFDPRVPANTVGFDGMPNGKTTWIENGVVKNLAYDRFWAQRTGNTPRSTGGTLAMSGGDTSVEEMIRSTERGLLVTRFWYIRGVDPRTILFTGLTRDGTFLIENGRVTRPVKNLRYNESPIFMLNNVLAMGRPVRVSASESGGPGQAIMVPPLKVRDFTFTSISDAI; encoded by the coding sequence ATGGCGCCCCGATCCCTACAGGCCGTCGCGCGCTACCTCTCCCGCAGCGAGTGCGAGGCCATCGCCAAGCGCGTGCTGGGCTTCTCGTCGGCCGACGAGTGCCGCGTCAGCATCTTCAGCGGCGTGCGCGCCAACACGCGCTTCGCGGTGAACCAGATCTCCACCGCCGGCGACAACTACAACAACGCGGTCACCATCCGCTCGGTGTTCGGCAAGCGCGTCGCCAACGTGACGGTGAATCGGTTGGACGAGGCCGCGCTCAAGGCCGCGGTCGAGAACAGCGAGCGCATCGCCCGGCTCGCGCCGGAGGATCCGGAACTGCTGCCCGAGCTCGGGCCGCAGTCCTACGAGGATTCCATCGTCTGGAGCGACGCCACGGCGTCGTTGGAGCCGGATGCGCGCGCCGAGGCGGTGCGGGCGATTACGCAGCCGGCGCAGTATGCGGGTCTCATCTCCACCGGCTACCTCGAGGCGCAGGCACAGGCCTTTGCGATTGCCAACAGCAAGGGGCTGTTCGCCTACCAGCGCAGCACCGGCTGTGCGTTCACGACCACCGTGCGCACGCCGGACGGCACGGGCTCGGGCTGGGCAGGCGCCTCGGACAACGACTTCTCACGCATCGACCCGCGTGAGCTCGCGGCTCGCGCCATCGAGAAGGCCCAGCGCAGCGTGAACCCGGCGGCCATCGAGCCAGGCCGCTACACCGTGGTGCTCGAGCCGACCGCGGTGGCGAACCTGGTGCAGCTGATCGGCGGGGCGCTCAACGCTCGCAGTGCCGACGAGGGCCGCTCGTTCTTCGCCAAGGCCGGCGGCGGAAACAAGATTGGCGACAAGGTCGTAGATGAACGCGTGACGCTCGTGTCGGACCCCTTCGACCCGCGCGTTCCGGCCAACACGGTCGGCTTCGACGGCATGCCGAACGGCAAGACGACGTGGATCGAGAACGGAGTCGTGAAGAACCTCGCCTACGATCGCTTCTGGGCGCAGCGCACGGGCAACACTCCGCGCTCGACCGGCGGCACGCTGGCCATGTCGGGTGGCGACACGTCGGTGGAGGAGATGATCCGCAGCACGGAGCGCGGCTTGCTCGTCACGCGCTTCTGGTACATCCGCGGCGTGGACCCACGCACCATCCTGTTCACCGGCCTCACCCGCGATGGCACCTTCCTGATCGAGAACGGCCGCGTGACGCGGCCGGTGAAGAACCTGCGCTACAACGAGTCACCCATCTTCATGCTCAACAACGTGCTGGCGATGGGACGTCCCGTCCGCGTCAGCGCGTCGGAGTCCGGCGGGCCCGGCCAGGCCATCATGGTGCCTCCGCTCAAGGTCCGCGATTTCACCTTCACCTCAATCAGCGACGCCATCTGA
- a CDS encoding TldD/PmbA family protein has product MTDRRDFLRTTGAAAAAIALASTPRRAGAAPALDDLDRFQSGASKELLMDAINAAKMAGAAYADARIARIRQNFVVTREKQIVNVVDTDTLGCGVRALVDGCWGFAATKDLTRDAVTTAAREAVAIAKANRVARDRSVELAPVRAYPNGTWKSAFTTDPFEVPLEQKVDLLLSANEEAMKIQNVRFVNSILFFVKQEKQFASTEGTVTDQTLVRSWPLFTATAVAPDFSDFQNRQGVEAAPMGRGWEYVLQCDLPGNARKWGEQAVEKLSAKPVEVGRYDLVLDPGNMWLTIHESIGHPTELDRAMGYEANYAGTSFVAPPEEHLGKLKYGPSMMNIQGDRTQEGALATIGWDDDGERPDDFLIVKDGMFNDYQTTREQAPWLKDWYASQGKAVRSHGCSYADSWGSVAFQRMPNVSLLPSSGNTSWDDLVAGVDRGIAIIGDGSFSIDQQRYNAQFGGQVFYEIRGGKIAGMLKDVAYQIRTPDFWNALDGLGGRDTYRLGGSFFDGKGQPGQVNAVSHGSPPARFRQVNVINTGRKG; this is encoded by the coding sequence ATGACTGACCGCCGCGATTTCCTCCGGACCACCGGAGCCGCGGCCGCCGCGATCGCCCTCGCGAGCACGCCACGACGCGCGGGCGCCGCCCCGGCCCTCGATGACCTGGACCGCTTCCAGAGCGGCGCGTCCAAGGAACTGCTGATGGACGCGATCAACGCCGCCAAGATGGCGGGTGCGGCCTACGCCGACGCCCGCATCGCGCGCATCCGGCAGAACTTCGTCGTCACGCGTGAGAAGCAGATCGTGAACGTGGTCGACACCGACACCCTCGGCTGCGGTGTCCGCGCCCTCGTGGATGGCTGCTGGGGCTTCGCCGCCACGAAGGACCTCACCCGCGACGCCGTCACGACCGCCGCCCGCGAGGCCGTGGCCATCGCCAAGGCGAATCGCGTGGCGCGCGACCGTTCCGTCGAGCTCGCCCCGGTGCGCGCGTATCCCAACGGCACCTGGAAGTCGGCCTTCACCACCGACCCCTTCGAGGTGCCACTGGAGCAGAAGGTCGACCTCCTGCTCTCGGCGAACGAAGAGGCGATGAAGATTCAGAACGTCCGCTTCGTGAACTCCATCCTCTTCTTCGTAAAGCAGGAGAAGCAGTTCGCGTCCACCGAGGGGACCGTCACCGACCAGACCCTGGTCCGCAGCTGGCCGCTGTTTACCGCCACGGCGGTCGCTCCCGACTTCTCCGACTTCCAGAACCGGCAGGGCGTCGAGGCCGCGCCGATGGGGCGCGGCTGGGAGTACGTCCTGCAGTGCGATCTGCCCGGCAACGCCAGGAAGTGGGGCGAGCAGGCGGTCGAAAAGCTCTCAGCCAAGCCGGTCGAGGTCGGGCGCTACGACCTCGTGCTCGATCCGGGCAACATGTGGCTCACCATCCACGAGAGCATCGGGCATCCCACCGAGCTCGACCGCGCGATGGGCTACGAGGCCAACTACGCCGGTACCAGCTTCGTCGCGCCGCCGGAGGAGCACCTCGGCAAACTCAAGTACGGCCCCTCGATGATGAACATCCAGGGCGACCGGACGCAGGAAGGCGCGCTGGCGACCATCGGCTGGGACGACGACGGCGAGCGGCCGGACGACTTCCTGATCGTGAAGGACGGGATGTTCAACGACTACCAGACGACGCGCGAGCAGGCGCCCTGGCTCAAGGACTGGTATGCGAGCCAAGGCAAGGCCGTGCGCTCGCACGGCTGCTCGTACGCCGACTCCTGGGGCAGTGTGGCATTCCAGCGCATGCCCAACGTCTCGCTGCTCCCGTCGTCCGGCAACACCAGCTGGGACGACCTCGTGGCCGGCGTCGACCGCGGGATCGCCATCATCGGCGACGGCTCGTTCTCGATTGACCAGCAGCGCTACAACGCCCAGTTCGGCGGCCAGGTGTTCTATGAAATCCGCGGCGGCAAGATCGCCGGGATGCTCAAGGACGTGGCCTACCAGATTCGCACGCCAGATTTCTGGAACGCCCTCGACGGACTCGGCGGGCGCGACACGTATCG